A window of the Pseudomonas gozinkensis genome harbors these coding sequences:
- a CDS encoding beta strand repeat-containing protein: protein MAVINGTNGADTLIGTSGDDEINGLGGNDLIMGGAGADKIDGGAGIDTVDYSASTAGINVDIRKVTPGRAGIGGDSEGDTLFNIEKVIGTAFNDTFSIDTLAATFEGGAGDDVYIINGNGGTVIEQVGGGDDEVRTNVGTQSLGANVERLTYTGTGAFIGYGNASDNIITGGIGNDNLFGGGGADQFFGGAGIDTVGYTDSTVGVTVNFKTGVHSGIATGDTFTDIEGVLGSKFNDTFVADGRAMAFNGDVGIDTVDYSTSAEAINVDIRKVTPGRAGIGGDSEGDTLFNIEKVIGTAFNDTFNIDTLAATFEGGAGDDVYVINGIGGTVIEQVGGGDDEVRTNYGTQSLNANVERLTYTGTSAFTGYGNASDNIITGGIGNDNLFGGGGADQFFGGAGIDTVGYTDSTVGVTVNFKTGVHSGIATGDTFTDIEGVLGSKFNDTFVADGRAMAFNGDVGIDTVDYSTSAEAINVDIRKSTPGRAGIGGDSEGDTLFNIEKVIGTAFNDTFSIDTLAATFEGGAGDDVYIINGIGGTVIEQVGGGDDEVRTNFGTQSLNANVERLTYTGTGAFIGYGNASDNIITGGVGNDTLFGGGGADQFIGGAVMDTVSYDESSVGVSINLKTGVSTGIATGDTYSGIEAIMGSKFNDIFVGSSVAFAINGGLGLDMVSYESSDSAVTIDLKTNANAGDAAGDTFAGIEIIQGSRFADTFLGSTANDNFVGGAGADVFDGREGTDTVWYANSATAVNVNLQTGVGQGGDAEGDVFTNVESLIGTSSNDTLIGNAAANSLEGGLGNDVIYGGDGNDIIYGSLYTPLGPFAVNVAAGGPQADLLYGGNGDDFIVAAPDDRGTQAFGEAGNDNITVVYGMADGGEGNDLLTGTGTGYSLFGGAGADQLNLQGVGSAFGGEGDDTYTITNSRLVTIQDDGVSQGDRLVLANINAAQLLFDRVGNDLYVHKNSVFEGQTPDDGVRLKDWFAGYATVDFIVTADGKYVGLPLSTDAFAMFG, encoded by the coding sequence ATGGCAGTTATAAACGGGACAAACGGCGCGGATACGCTGATCGGTACCAGTGGTGATGACGAAATCAATGGCCTGGGTGGCAATGATCTGATTATGGGCGGGGCGGGTGCCGACAAGATCGACGGCGGTGCAGGGATTGACACCGTGGACTATTCGGCGTCGACCGCAGGGATCAACGTCGACATCCGCAAGGTCACTCCGGGCCGGGCCGGCATCGGTGGCGATTCGGAAGGCGACACCCTGTTCAACATCGAGAAGGTTATCGGTACCGCATTCAACGATACCTTCAGCATCGACACCCTCGCAGCGACCTTCGAAGGCGGCGCCGGCGATGATGTTTACATCATCAATGGCAACGGCGGCACGGTGATCGAACAGGTCGGTGGCGGCGACGACGAAGTGCGCACCAACGTCGGTACGCAATCGTTGGGTGCCAACGTCGAGCGCCTGACCTATACCGGAACCGGCGCGTTCATCGGCTACGGCAACGCCAGCGACAACATCATCACTGGTGGTATCGGCAACGACAACCTGTTCGGTGGTGGCGGTGCGGACCAGTTCTTCGGCGGCGCGGGCATCGACACGGTCGGCTACACCGACAGCACCGTCGGGGTCACCGTGAACTTCAAGACCGGCGTCCACTCGGGCATCGCGACAGGTGACACCTTCACCGACATCGAGGGCGTCCTGGGCTCGAAGTTCAACGACACCTTTGTCGCCGACGGTCGCGCCATGGCCTTCAACGGCGATGTTGGGATCGACACAGTCGACTATTCGACTTCTGCTGAAGCGATCAACGTCGACATCCGCAAGGTCACTCCGGGCCGGGCCGGCATCGGTGGTGACTCGGAAGGTGACACCCTGTTCAACATCGAGAAGGTTATCGGTACCGCATTCAACGATACCTTCAACATCGACACTCTCGCAGCAACCTTCGAAGGCGGCGCGGGCGATGATGTTTACGTCATCAACGGTATCGGTGGCACGGTGATCGAACAGGTCGGCGGCGGCGACGACGAAGTGCGCACCAACTACGGAACGCAGTCTCTGAACGCCAACGTCGAGCGCCTGACCTACACCGGCACCAGCGCATTCACCGGCTACGGCAACGCCAGCGACAACATCATCACTGGTGGTATCGGCAACGACAACCTGTTCGGTGGCGGCGGTGCGGACCAGTTCTTCGGCGGCGCGGGCATCGACACGGTCGGCTACACCGACAGCACCGTCGGGGTCACCGTGAACTTCAAGACCGGCGTCCACTCGGGCATCGCGACAGGTGACACCTTCACCGACATCGAGGGCGTCCTGGGCTCGAAGTTCAACGACACCTTTGTCGCCGACGGTCGCGCCATGGCCTTCAACGGCGATGTTGGGATCGACACAGTCGACTATTCGACTTCTGCTGAAGCGATCAACGTCGACATCCGCAAGAGCACTCCGGGTCGCGCCGGCATCGGTGGCGATTCGGAAGGCGACACCCTGTTCAATATCGAGAAGGTTATCGGTACCGCATTCAACGATACCTTCAGCATCGACACCCTCGCAGCGACCTTCGAAGGCGGCGCCGGCGATGATGTTTACATCATCAATGGTATCGGTGGCACGGTGATCGAACAGGTCGGCGGCGGCGACGACGAAGTGCGCACCAACTTCGGTACGCAATCTCTGAATGCCAACGTCGAGCGCCTGACCTACACCGGAACCGGCGCGTTCATCGGCTACGGCAACGCCAGCGATAACATCATCACCGGGGGTGTCGGCAATGACACCCTGTTTGGCGGTGGCGGTGCGGACCAGTTCATCGGTGGTGCGGTCATGGACACGGTGTCCTATGACGAGAGCTCCGTGGGCGTCAGCATCAACCTGAAAACCGGTGTCAGCACGGGGATCGCAACGGGTGACACTTACAGCGGCATCGAGGCGATCATGGGCTCGAAATTCAACGATATTTTCGTTGGCAGCTCTGTGGCGTTCGCAATCAACGGCGGTCTCGGCCTGGACATGGTCAGCTATGAGTCATCGGACAGCGCGGTCACCATCGACCTGAAAACCAACGCCAACGCCGGTGATGCAGCAGGCGATACTTTCGCCGGGATCGAGATTATCCAGGGCAGTCGATTTGCAGACACGTTCCTGGGCTCGACCGCCAATGACAACTTCGTTGGCGGAGCAGGTGCCGACGTGTTCGACGGCCGTGAAGGCACTGACACGGTCTGGTATGCCAACAGCGCCACTGCCGTGAATGTCAACTTGCAGACCGGCGTCGGTCAGGGTGGCGATGCCGAAGGTGATGTATTCACCAATGTCGAGAGTCTGATCGGGACAAGCTCCAATGACACATTGATCGGCAACGCAGCCGCCAATAGTCTGGAGGGTGGCCTGGGTAACGACGTCATTTATGGCGGGGATGGCAACGACATCATCTACGGCAGCCTGTACACCCCACTCGGACCGTTCGCCGTCAATGTTGCTGCGGGAGGGCCGCAGGCTGATCTTTTGTATGGCGGCAATGGCGACGACTTCATCGTTGCAGCGCCCGATGACCGTGGCACTCAAGCCTTTGGTGAGGCCGGCAATGACAACATTACCGTGGTGTACGGCATGGCTGACGGTGGCGAAGGCAACGATCTACTGACCGGTACAGGGACTGGTTACTCGCTGTTCGGTGGGGCTGGCGCTGACCAACTGAATCTGCAGGGCGTCGGCTCGGCGTTTGGCGGCGAAGGTGATGACACCTATACCATTACCAACTCGAGATTGGTGACCATTCAGGATGATGGCGTCAGTCAAGGCGACAGGTTGGTCCTGGCTAACATCAACGCTGCGCAACTGTTGTTCGACCGTGTCGGAAATGACCTTTACGTACACAAGAACAGTGTTTTCGAGGGTCAGACTCCCGATGATGGTGTGCGTCTGAAGGACTGGTTCGCCGGTTACGCCACTGTTGATTTTATCGTGACGGCTGACGGCAAGTACGTCGGCCTGCCACTCAGCACTGATGCGTTCGCCATGTTCGGTTGA
- the rfbF gene encoding glucose-1-phosphate cytidylyltransferase: MKAVILAGGLGTRISEESHLKPKPMIEIGGKPILWHIMKQYSAHGIHDFVICLGYKGYAIKDFFANYFLHTSDVTFNMRENRMDVHQNYSEPWSVTLIDTGEETMTGGRLLRAGRYLKDEEAFCFTYGDGVSDLNIRHLVDYHKAHGRLATVTAVQPPGRYGALERQGDQVLGFTEKPRGDGGWINGGFFVLSPKVLPYIAGDETTWEAEPLARLAREEQLKAFEHDGFWQPMDTLRDKNHLEALWQSGEAPWKQWA; encoded by the coding sequence ATGAAGGCAGTAATTTTGGCGGGTGGCCTCGGCACGCGCATCAGTGAAGAGTCGCACCTCAAGCCCAAGCCAATGATCGAGATCGGCGGCAAGCCAATTCTCTGGCACATCATGAAGCAGTATTCCGCCCACGGAATCCACGACTTCGTGATCTGCCTGGGCTACAAGGGTTACGCGATCAAGGACTTCTTCGCCAACTACTTCCTGCACACCTCCGACGTCACCTTCAACATGCGCGAGAATCGCATGGACGTGCATCAGAACTACAGCGAGCCGTGGAGCGTCACGCTCATCGACACCGGCGAAGAAACCATGACCGGTGGCCGTCTGTTGCGTGCCGGCCGTTACCTCAAGGATGAAGAGGCGTTCTGCTTCACCTATGGCGACGGCGTTTCCGATCTGAACATTCGTCATCTGGTCGATTACCACAAGGCCCACGGCCGTCTGGCGACCGTGACAGCGGTGCAGCCGCCGGGTCGTTACGGGGCGCTGGAGCGTCAGGGTGATCAGGTGCTCGGCTTCACCGAAAAACCCCGTGGTGATGGCGGCTGGATCAATGGCGGCTTTTTCGTGCTGTCGCCCAAAGTGTTGCCGTACATCGCGGGCGATGAAACCACTTGGGAAGCCGAGCCCTTGGCCCGCCTGGCCCGGGAGGAACAACTCAAGGCGTTCGAACACGACGGTTTCTGGCAGCCGATGGACACCCTGCGTGACAAGAACCATCTCGAAGCGTTGTGGCAGAGCGGGGAGGCCCCATGGAAGCAATGGGCCTGA
- the rfbG gene encoding CDP-glucose 4,6-dehydratase — translation MEAMGLSPEFWRGKRVLVTGHTGFKGSWLTLWLQSLGAQVSGFSLDPSTEPSLFELARVSEGINDQRGDLRDLGALLEIIADTEPEIVLHLAAQPLVREGYRDPLGTYSSNVMGTLNLLEAIRQVGCVRACVLVTTDKVYANKEWLWPYREDEALGGHDPYSSSKACCELLAQSYAASFFPADKYAEHGLALATARAGNVLGGGDFAPERLIPDVLKAWTADEPVTLRYPQAVRPWQHALEPLAGYLQLAAGLYEDGPEYAGAWNFGPGEADMCSVGEVVELLSNRWPQARGLRLEKSDLHEAGLLRLDSSRARQVLGWQPRWSLQQCLTQTLDWHLAWQNGDDMRTVTLGQLNLYRGAL, via the coding sequence ATGGAAGCAATGGGCCTGAGTCCTGAGTTCTGGCGCGGCAAGCGGGTTCTGGTCACCGGGCACACCGGTTTCAAGGGCAGCTGGCTGACCCTGTGGCTGCAGAGCCTGGGTGCGCAGGTCAGCGGTTTTTCCCTCGACCCGTCGACCGAGCCGAGCCTGTTCGAGCTGGCGCGCGTGAGCGAAGGCATCAACGATCAGCGTGGCGACCTGCGTGACCTCGGCGCCTTGCTTGAGATCATCGCCGACACCGAGCCGGAGATCGTCCTGCACCTGGCAGCTCAGCCGCTGGTGCGCGAAGGCTATCGCGATCCGCTCGGCACATATTCGAGCAACGTCATGGGCACTCTCAACCTGCTCGAAGCGATTCGTCAGGTCGGTTGTGTGCGGGCCTGCGTGCTGGTGACCACCGACAAGGTCTACGCCAACAAGGAATGGCTGTGGCCGTACCGCGAGGACGAAGCCCTCGGTGGTCACGACCCTTACAGCAGCAGCAAAGCCTGTTGCGAGTTGCTGGCGCAGTCTTACGCAGCATCGTTCTTCCCGGCTGACAAATACGCCGAGCACGGTCTGGCCCTGGCCACCGCGCGCGCCGGCAACGTGTTGGGTGGCGGCGATTTCGCCCCTGAACGGCTGATTCCCGACGTGCTCAAGGCCTGGACGGCAGATGAGCCGGTGACCCTGCGTTACCCGCAAGCCGTTCGCCCGTGGCAGCACGCACTGGAGCCGCTGGCCGGCTATCTGCAACTGGCCGCCGGCCTCTATGAAGATGGCCCGGAATACGCCGGCGCATGGAACTTCGGCCCGGGTGAAGCGGACATGTGCAGCGTCGGTGAAGTGGTCGAACTGCTCTCCAATCGCTGGCCTCAGGCCCGTGGTCTGCGCCTCGAAAAGAGTGATCTGCACGAAGCCGGTCTGCTGCGCCTGGACAGCAGCCGCGCCCGTCAGGTGCTGGGCTGGCAGCCGCGCTGGTCGTTGCAGCAGTGCCTGACCCAGACCCTCGACTGGCACCTGGCGTGGCAGAACGGCGACGACATGCGCACCGTGACCCTCGGCCAACTGAATCTGTACCGGGGCGCGCTGTGA
- the rfbC gene encoding dTDP-4-dehydrorhamnose 3,5-epimerase — translation MSEFYLKPLPLAGLFSVQHKRFEDQRGHFARLFCEGSLKAFGSEFHIRQINHSCTREKGSVRGLHYQNANAPEAKLITCLRGEVWDVAVDLRPDSETFLHWHAEHLKAGDGRSLLIPAGFAHGFQTLTEDAELLYLHSADYAPEHEGGLSVNDPRLAIAWPLPVNNLSARDSSHPALDQHFAGVRL, via the coding sequence GTGAGTGAGTTTTACTTGAAACCGCTGCCGCTGGCCGGGTTGTTCAGCGTCCAGCACAAACGCTTCGAAGATCAGCGCGGACACTTCGCCCGGCTGTTCTGCGAAGGCAGCCTGAAGGCGTTCGGCAGTGAATTTCACATCCGTCAGATCAATCATTCCTGCACCCGCGAGAAGGGCAGTGTGCGCGGTCTGCATTACCAGAACGCCAATGCGCCGGAAGCCAAGTTGATCACCTGCCTGCGCGGTGAAGTGTGGGACGTGGCGGTGGACCTGCGCCCGGATTCCGAAACCTTCCTGCACTGGCACGCCGAGCACCTGAAGGCCGGCGACGGTCGCAGCCTGTTGATTCCGGCCGGCTTCGCCCACGGTTTCCAGACCCTCACCGAGGACGCCGAACTGCTTTACCTGCACAGCGCCGATTACGCGCCGGAGCACGAGGGCGGCCTGTCGGTGAACGATCCACGGCTGGCGATTGCCTGGCCGTTGCCTGTCAATAATTTGTCAGCGCGTGATTCCAGCCATCCCGCGCTCGATCAACACTTTGCTGGAGTGCGTCTATGA
- a CDS encoding class I SAM-dependent methyltransferase → MNCRGCAAPLSLPLIDLGTSPPSNAYVHADRLEQAEQWVPLKVAVCEQCWLVQTEDYTSADRLFDAEYAYFSSFSSTWLAHAERYVAEMVERFGLTADSRVVEVAANDGYLLQYVAGRGIQCLGVEPTRSTAQAAREKGLEIRELFFGRATAAQLKSEGWAADLMAANNVLAHVPDINDFLGGFATLLKPTGVATFEFPQLLTLMAGAQFDTLYHEHYSYLSLTAVQTLCERNGLEVFDVSQLTTHGGSLRVFVQRKDGERRAVQPAVQQQLQAELDAGVKTTGYYATLAPAAERIKHDLLRFLLQAKADGKRVVGYGAAAKGNTLLNYAGVKPDLLAWVADANPHKQGKFLPGSRIPIVAPAQIDIEKPDYVLVLPWNLLHEVSQQLAQVRQWDGRFVIAVPELSVL, encoded by the coding sequence ATGAACTGCCGTGGGTGCGCCGCACCGCTGAGCCTGCCGCTGATCGACCTCGGCACCTCGCCACCGTCCAACGCCTACGTGCATGCCGATCGACTCGAGCAGGCCGAACAATGGGTGCCGCTGAAGGTCGCCGTTTGCGAGCAATGCTGGTTGGTGCAGACCGAGGATTACACCAGCGCTGACAGACTGTTCGACGCCGAGTACGCCTACTTCAGTTCGTTCTCCAGCACCTGGCTGGCCCACGCCGAGCGCTATGTGGCCGAGATGGTCGAACGCTTCGGCCTGACTGCCGACAGCCGCGTGGTGGAAGTCGCCGCCAACGACGGTTACCTGCTGCAGTACGTGGCTGGTCGCGGCATCCAGTGCCTGGGCGTCGAGCCGACCCGCAGCACCGCGCAGGCGGCCCGGGAAAAAGGCCTGGAGATTCGTGAACTGTTCTTCGGTCGCGCCACCGCCGCACAGCTGAAAAGCGAAGGCTGGGCCGCCGACCTGATGGCCGCCAACAACGTGCTCGCTCACGTGCCGGACATCAACGATTTCCTCGGTGGTTTTGCCACGCTGCTCAAGCCGACCGGCGTCGCCACGTTCGAATTCCCGCAACTGCTGACGCTGATGGCCGGCGCGCAGTTCGACACGCTGTATCACGAGCACTATTCCTACCTGTCGTTGACCGCCGTGCAGACCCTGTGCGAGCGCAACGGCCTGGAAGTGTTTGACGTCAGCCAGTTGACCACCCATGGCGGATCGCTGCGGGTGTTCGTCCAGCGCAAGGACGGCGAACGCCGCGCCGTGCAGCCGGCCGTGCAACAGCAGTTGCAGGCCGAGCTCGACGCCGGGGTGAAAACCACCGGGTACTACGCGACGCTGGCGCCGGCTGCCGAACGCATCAAGCATGACCTGCTGCGTTTTCTGTTGCAGGCCAAGGCCGACGGCAAGCGTGTTGTGGGTTATGGCGCTGCTGCCAAAGGCAACACCTTGCTCAACTACGCCGGGGTCAAGCCGGATCTGCTGGCCTGGGTCGCCGATGCCAACCCGCACAAGCAGGGCAAGTTTTTGCCGGGCAGCCGCATTCCGATCGTCGCGCCAGCGCAGATCGATATCGAGAAACCGGATTACGTGCTGGTACTGCCGTGGAACCTGCTTCACGAAGTCAGCCAGCAACTGGCTCAGGTGCGGCAGTGGGACGGTCGCTTCGTGATTGCCGTGCCTGAGTTGAGCGTGCTGTGA
- a CDS encoding NAD-dependent epimerase/dehydratase family protein, which yields MKVLVTGATGFVGRHLVAALLARGCMVRAVARDAQKAADMPWIKDVEFVSADIHAADLDVGALTEGVDALAHLAWPGLPNYRALFHFEHNLMADYRFIKGAVEAGVKQVLVTGTCFEYGMQSGPLSESTEPQPSNPYGLAKHTLHLFLQNLAQEHPFTLQWARLFYLHGEGQNPNSLLAALDRAIDAGDATFNMSAGEQLRDFLPIRTAANHLAAILHQRDFNGAINCASGLAISVRTLVEQHLRERGASIDLNLGHYPYPTHEPMAFWAVVDRLQQLLEAQQTN from the coding sequence GTGAAGGTTCTGGTCACCGGAGCCACGGGCTTCGTCGGTCGTCATCTGGTCGCTGCGTTGCTGGCCCGTGGTTGCATGGTGCGGGCGGTTGCCCGTGACGCGCAGAAAGCCGCGGACATGCCGTGGATCAAGGACGTCGAGTTCGTGAGCGCGGACATTCACGCGGCGGATCTGGATGTCGGTGCGTTGACCGAGGGCGTCGATGCACTTGCTCACCTGGCTTGGCCGGGGTTGCCGAACTATCGGGCGCTGTTCCATTTCGAGCACAACCTGATGGCTGACTACCGCTTCATCAAAGGCGCGGTAGAGGCGGGTGTGAAGCAGGTACTGGTGACCGGCACCTGTTTCGAATACGGCATGCAGAGCGGCCCGCTCAGCGAAAGCACGGAGCCGCAGCCGAGCAATCCCTACGGGCTGGCCAAGCACACCTTGCACCTGTTCCTGCAGAACCTGGCGCAAGAGCACCCGTTCACTTTGCAGTGGGCGCGCCTGTTCTATTTGCACGGCGAAGGTCAGAACCCCAACAGCCTGCTGGCGGCGCTGGACCGGGCAATCGATGCCGGCGATGCGACATTCAACATGTCGGCGGGTGAGCAGTTGCGAGATTTTCTGCCGATCCGGACCGCGGCGAATCATCTCGCCGCGATCCTGCATCAACGCGACTTCAACGGCGCGATCAATTGCGCCAGCGGCCTAGCGATTTCGGTCAGGACGCTGGTCGAGCAACACCTGCGTGAACGCGGCGCTTCGATCGATTTGAACCTGGGGCATTACCCCTATCCGACACACGAACCCATGGCGTTCTGGGCGGTGGTCGACCGTTTGCAACAGTTGCTTGAGGCACAGCAAACCAACTGA
- a CDS encoding cephalosporin hydroxylase family protein — translation MSDNVIKAFEAECQAEVIAQGQDKNLKALAQEFYNQSAKHKYTYHFSWMGRPIIQLPQDMMAMQELIWRIKPDLVIECGIAHGGSIIYYASLLELQGHGEVLGIDRDIRAHNREAIESHPMIKRISMIEGSSLDPAVVEQVRQAAAGKKVIVVLDSNHTHEHVLEELRLYAPLVSLDSYCVVMDTVVEDMPADAFPDRPWGPGDNPKTAVWAYLKENTDFEIDQHMQDKLLITVASDGYLRRVR, via the coding sequence ATGAGCGATAACGTAATCAAAGCCTTCGAGGCGGAGTGCCAGGCCGAAGTGATTGCCCAGGGCCAGGACAAGAACTTGAAGGCGCTGGCCCAGGAGTTCTACAACCAGTCGGCCAAGCACAAGTACACCTACCATTTCTCGTGGATGGGGCGTCCGATCATTCAGCTGCCGCAAGACATGATGGCGATGCAGGAATTGATCTGGCGGATCAAGCCGGACCTGGTCATCGAGTGTGGCATCGCCCACGGCGGCTCGATCATTTACTACGCCTCGCTGCTGGAACTGCAGGGCCACGGCGAAGTGCTGGGCATCGATCGTGATATCCGTGCGCACAACCGTGAGGCCATCGAAAGCCATCCGATGATCAAGCGCATCAGCATGATCGAAGGTTCCAGCCTTGATCCTGCGGTGGTCGAGCAGGTGCGTCAGGCTGCTGCCGGCAAGAAAGTGATCGTGGTACTCGATTCCAACCATACCCACGAGCATGTCCTCGAAGAATTGCGTCTGTACGCACCACTCGTTTCGCTGGACAGCTACTGCGTGGTCATGGACACCGTGGTTGAAGACATGCCGGCCGATGCGTTCCCGGATCGTCCATGGGGGCCGGGTGACAACCCGAAAACCGCCGTCTGGGCCTATCTCAAAGAGAACACTGATTTCGAGATCGATCAGCACATGCAAGACAAGTTGCTGATCACCGTTGCGTCGGATGGTTATCTGCGCCGGGTTCGTTAA